Below is a window of Brachyspira sp. SAP_772 DNA.
AAAATCATAGCACTATATATCCGCTTAATATAACATTAGAGCTTATTCAAAAACAATATACATTAGAGCAATATATAAAAGAAAATTTTAATACAGATATTTAAAAAAGGACTTACTCTTATGATGAGTTTGAATGAAATATTAGATGATATTAAAAAATCGTATATCATACTCGACTTAAAAGCAAATAATAAACAAGAAGCTATAAGTGAAATGCTGATATATGCAGAATCTAATGGACTTAGAATAAATATTTCTAAAACTATAGAGTGTATGTTTAAAAAAGAAAATATTATATCAAGCGGTTTAGGTTATGGCGTAGCTTTTCCGCATTTAAGAACTAAAGAAGTTCAGGAAAATGAATTAATATTTGCAATATCAAAGCCAGGTATTAACTATTATGCCTTAGATCAAAAACCTGTTCATCTGCTTACTATGTTTTTAACTCCTATAGATAAAAGCGATAAGTATTTGCAATTATTATCACTTATGACAAAGATATCAAAATTAAGCATGTATACTGTATTATTATTAGAATCAAAAACTCAAGAAGAGTTTAAAAATAAATT
It encodes the following:
- a CDS encoding PTS sugar transporter subunit IIA; amino-acid sequence: MMSLNEILDDIKKSYIILDLKANNKQEAISEMLIYAESNGLRINISKTIECMFKKENIISSGLGYGVAFPHLRTKEVQENELIFAISKPGINYYALDQKPVHLLTMFLTPIDKSDKYLQLLSLMTKISKLSMYTVLLLESKTQEEFKNK